Proteins encoded within one genomic window of Bufo gargarizans isolate SCDJY-AF-19 unplaced genomic scaffold, ASM1485885v1 original_scaffold_1055_pilon, whole genome shotgun sequence:
- the LOC122922915 gene encoding zinc finger protein 501-like — protein MDVKAEVKDEEEEEETDLWCDQQGSDSRRRSPPKRCPCPLYSLDCLEEKLPENHQDENLMDIKAEIKDEEEEETDLWGDQQVEDKEERMMGDPPCKSEVEEDIPVPVTTENPCEKPEGNIMLSLDYKEDEDTRQRSSEENFITCNVHPGLHNAEPSNNSPKNEELSNDQSQIINPNLSYNHPKHEESSTDQSQIITPNIRQKRGKMFNCEERGKQFRYKSELSARRSRHKGEKPYSCSECGKCFTKKSYLERHKIIHTGEKPYSCSECGKCFTGRSCLLAHQRIHTGEKPYLCSECGKCFTDRSYLLAHQRIHTGEKPHSCSECGKCFNQKSSLDVHKRIHTGEKPYSCSECGKCFANRSNLLVHQRIHIGEKPYSCSECGKCFNQKSSLGLHKKRIHTGEKPYSCSECGKCFTDKSYLPAHERIHTGEKPFSCSECGKCFARKCTLYQHKRIHTGEKPYSCSECGKCFTDKSFLDQHQRIHTGEKPH, from the exons ATGGATGTTAAGGCTGAGGTTAaagatgaagaagaagaagaggagacggatttatggtgcgatcagcagg GTTCTGATTCCAGGAGGAGAAGTCCCCCCAAGAGATGTccctgtcctctgtattccctgGACTGTctagaggagaagctcccagagaaccatcag GATGAAAATCTGATGGATATTAAGGCTGAGATTAAagatgaagaagaagaggagacggatttatggggcgatcagcagg tggaggataaAGAAGAacggatgatgggcgatcccccgtgtaagagtgaggtggaggaggacattccagtccctgtgaccacag AAAATCCCTGTGAGAAGCCTGAAGGAAACATCATGTTATCTCTAGATTACAAAGAAGATGAAGACACCAGGCAGCGCTCTTCAGAAGAAAACTTCATTACCTGtaatgtacatccaggacttcacaATGCAGAGCCATCAAATAATTCCCCCAAGAATGAGGAACTTTCTAATGACCAATCACAGATTATCAATCCAAATCTATCATATAATCACCCTAAACATGAGGAATCTTCTACTGATCAATCACAGATTATTACTCCAAATATAAGGCAGAAACGGGGTAAAATGTTTAATTGTGAGGAACGTGGAAAACAGTTCAGATATAAGTCAGAGCTTTCTGCACGCAGAAGTCGTCAcaaaggagagaagccgtattcatgttcagagtgtgggaaatgttttaccaagAAATCATATCTTGAGCGTCATAAaataattcacacaggagagaagccatattcatgttcagagtgtggtaaatgttttacagGTAGATCATGTCTGCttgcacatcagagaattcacacaggagagaagccatatttatgttcagagtgtggtaaatgttttacagataGATCATATCTGCttgcacatcagagaattcacacaggagagaagccacattcatgttcagaatgtgggaaatgctttaaccAGAAATCAAGCCTTGATGTAcataaaagaattcacacaggagagaagccatattcatgttcagaatgtggtaaatgttttgcaAATAGATCAAATCTGcttgtacatcagagaattcacataggagagaagccatattcatgttcagaatgtgggaaatgctttaaccAGAAGTCAAGCCTTGGTCTACATAaaaaaagaattcacacaggagagaagccatattcatgttcagagtgtggtaaatgttttacagataaatcataTCTGCCtgcacatgagagaattcacacaggagagaagccattttcatgttcagaatgtgggaaatgctttgccAGGAAATGCACTCTTTATcaacataagagaattcacacaggagagaagccgtattcatgttcagaatgtggaaaatgttttacagataaatcattTCTTGatcaacatcagagaattcacacaggagagaagccacattaa